TAGATATTTGGGTGAAGAGCGGAATATCAGCGCGGTGGAGAGGGATGGAAAAAACAGCGGTATGACGGTGTGCCGGAGCCAAAATAAAATAGAAAAATCCCGGTATACCGGCATACTGCTGTGCGCGGTGACGGAAGCGTATAGTTGGCTGTAACGGAACGGCCGGGGACGTCCGTGAAGTGAAAGCCGGCTATGTGCTGGAGGAACTTGGGAAAGCGATTGGCTACCATTTTAGCGGATTTCGAATAGTATAGTTGGCTGCCATCGTTTCAATTTCATCTTTTGTTGTTTGCCTGTACTTCTTTAACCAGTCATCAATATCTTTTTTTACGAAATAGATTCTTTTGCTTCGTTTAGTAAATGGGATCTCATTCTGTGAAGTTAATTTATAAACGTGGGAAGCAGAGAGTTCCAAGTAAGAACATAATTCTTTTAATGTCAGAATTTCTTTGTTAAAATGGGCATTTGTCATCGCTGCTTCGGTAGGAACTAAACTTACCAGAAGCTTTTCAATTCTGTCCAGTCTTTCAATGATTGATTCAAATGGATTTTCCATAACATGTTGATTTAATGGGTTATTACTCTCGCAAAATTATAAAAAGAGCCTAAAAAATCAAACTTATACTGTAAGCGGTTGCTGCCTATGTCCTGGAGGAATATGGGAAAGCTTCGGCAACTCCATTGCGATAAAGAAGTACTAAAGGAGCTGGAAAGACAGCGGTATGGAGGGCAATGGAAAAAATGCGTGATGGTGCTGGAGGGGGGCAAAGGGAAAGCGATGGCTTACGCATTTTTTTGTTGCCCAGAATACTGCTGTGCGCGGTGCTGAAGTGCATAGCCTGTTGACTTACCTGTATTTTCAGAAACTGAATTTGGTACAGGCTGTGGACTGCAGGCACTTGGCTATTTTAGAACCGTACTTTCCGGGTAGCGCAGTGGATTGGGAAAATAGACTTCTAAATTATAACTATCCTGGCGGCTGGAAGGCGGTGGCTTGTGTGGGCTTCGCACAGACAAAAGGAAAGCATTTAGCATAATTTTCAATTATAGGTGATAATGGTGCTGGTTTGCACGTAACGCAGCGGAGCGGAGTGGAGGGCAACGGTTTGCGATGGCAAATTGACTATAATTGCAATTATGTTATTTGCTGTGGCAGAGTGGGGATTTTAAGCCGAATACTGGCTAAGTTCAATACCATAATAGCTTTGTAACTAGAATAAGGTATTGTTGCCTTCCGCGCTTTTTTTTGCTTCAAGCATTGATTTTTCAAATGAAACATAGTCATCTTTTGATTTAATTGTGTGAAAAGACGATATTGCTATTTTTTCAGATTTTAATTCTGTCATTTCAGTAATGCCCTTCCTGGAATTATGAATTATTTCAATATTTGCTTCGTAAAACTGTAAGGCATCAGCATCACCGATTGGATTGATTACCGCTAACGGCCGATAATGTTCAGCAAATGCTTTTACTGTGTATTTTGAGCCACCGGTCAGTGAACTTTGAACCAGCAAGAGGCCATGTGACATTCCGGCTTGGATTCTGCAGGATTTTACTACTGAGAATGTATCCTCTTTTTTGTTTATGGGCATTTCTGATATCAGAAGCCCACTGTTTTCCAAGATTTTCTCGGCATTTGCGACTGTAGACTTAAGTAGTGTTTTACTAGAATTGTAGTTCAGCCCCCCTGCAAGAACACCGATCACATTCTCATAATACTTTGTACCATCTTTTATTGAAAAAGTATCAATTCCCTCCGCAAGGCCATTGCATATACTCCATTTGTTTTCTGAAAAATACCTTCCCACCCGTTTAGAAATTTCTTTTCCTATCTCATTCGGTCCTCTTGTTCCGATGATGCAGACTGTATTGCTTTGGAGATTTTTTAAGTTGCCCTTTAAAAAAATAACCGGTGGTGCATCTTTGAGGGCTTTTAGCTGCAAAGGATATTCATCGGAAAAAATGGACACAGCCTGAATGTTATTTTCTGCTGTTTCGCTGTAAATTTTGTAAGCATTATCGATCTGAAAATTAACCTCGTCAGCATCAAATGTCTTTTTTCCTACAGTCAATATATTTTCGATTTCATCCAGTAGATTATCCGAGGCAAAATGAGATGTATTTATATATTTATTTATAAAGGCGGGACCAATTCCCTTTAAGGAAGAAACTGCCAACAAACCAATCAGTTGAGTATTGCTTTTCATTTAGTTAATATTTTCAATGTGACCACAGCCATTACCGCCAAACCTTGCCGGCAGACATGAATAGAATTTTGAACCTTCGGTTCTTTTGACTTTAATTTTTAAAGGGAGACCGCATTTGGGGCATGGTTTACTAACTATCGGACTAATGAGGTAAAAAAAGGCAATAAACAAGATATTTTTGACCCCTTTTGCTCTTAACTGGTGACAAATTTCCCACGCCGTAGCTGAAGATGTAAACTGATCATCCACTACAATAATGTTTTTACCCTGTAATTCAACGGAAGAGTTTATTTGTAGGTATCTTGAAATGAATTCACGCCTATCTTTGTAATTGGCTTTATTTCTTAAGCTTCCTTCAACATCTCCTGACCATTCAAACAGCTTATTTTTTGGTGTCTTGGATATTATCATGTCAAAAATTTCCTGCATTTTGTTCGGTGGAACTGTAGTTTTTTTGTCTGAAACATAAGATAAATAATCCCAGTGATATTCCGGAAATCGTTCCACAAGATTTAAATAATTAGAAATTCCTTTAGAGAGTGTTTTTAGAAACTCATCTGATCTGTCAGGATTATCAATTTGATAGTATTTATCCGCCCTGGAAAAACGGTCACACTCTCCATCTTCCTGACGAGCCAAACATCTGAATGCTATAAAACCTTCA
This DNA window, taken from Chryseobacterium sp. 6424, encodes the following:
- a CDS encoding helix-turn-helix domain-containing protein is translated as MENPFESIIERLDRIEKLLVSLVPTEAAMTNAHFNKEILTLKELCSYLELSASHVYKLTSQNEIPFTKRSKRIYFVKKDIDDWLKKYRQTTKDEIETMAANYTIRNPLKW
- a CDS encoding DNA-processing protein DprA — protein: MKSNTQLIGLLAVSSLKGIGPAFINKYINTSHFASDNLLDEIENILTVGKKTFDADEVNFQIDNAYKIYSETAENNIQAVSIFSDEYPLQLKALKDAPPVIFLKGNLKNLQSNTVCIIGTRGPNEIGKEISKRVGRYFSENKWSICNGLAEGIDTFSIKDGTKYYENVIGVLAGGLNYNSSKTLLKSTVANAEKILENSGLLISEMPINKKEDTFSVVKSCRIQAGMSHGLLLVQSSLTGGSKYTVKAFAEHYRPLAVINPIGDADALQFYEANIEIIHNSRKGITEMTELKSEKIAISSFHTIKSKDDYVSFEKSMLEAKKSAEGNNTLF
- a CDS encoding HAD hydrolase-like protein, producing MLILLDLDGTLTDTAHENFKPYKDGLNDFAVSSIPLFNGAQEFIRQLVNDGHTPVIVSDSHPRYVNKIAAEVFNIPAVSLTDKPNTDKTLKFIGENPSLKTQFLNKDACLMIGDSWLDIELGRRLGMSTVLTDFYKASSVEERDGIGQSWKAIKMGPTFYATNYEDIQNIIKNPFLNLLAVEAAFQNVDSEKMVRFMYRKSAEGFIAFRCLARQEDGECDRFSRADKYYQIDNPDRSDEFLKTLSKGISNYLNLVERFPEYHWDYLSYVSDKKTTVPPNKMQEIFDMIISKTPKNKLFEWSGDVEGSLRNKANYKDRREFISRYLQINSSVELQGKNIIVVDDQFTSSATAWEICHQLRAKGVKNILFIAFFYLISPIVSKPCPKCGLPLKIKVKRTEGSKFYSCLPARFGGNGCGHIENIN